AAGACTTGTGGCATGAGATACTGGTTACCAGCCGATGATCGTGCCTCCTCTCGGGTGTTCTCCTGGATGCGTAGCGCCGTGCTGATTGGTGCCCGCGACATCTGAGTCGGCGGGTCGGTCCCCGTCGGCTTTTGAAGTGGGTTGGGTCAGAGGGGGTTCTGGCCGCACCAGTGGCGGGGGGTGTTGTCGGTGGCGGCGAGCCAGGCGGCGTGGCCGTCGAAGAACAGGTTGTTGCAGCCTTTGGCCCGGTGGCGTTGGGCGGCGACGCGGCGGGTCAGGTTGCTGCCGGGCGTCTCGGTCTCGGAGGCGGGCAGGTGTGTGGTGGACCAGACGTCGAGCAGGTTGAAGTGGGACGCGACGTTCAGCTCATCGCGGTCGGTGATGACGGGTCGCCAGTCGCCGGCCTCGTTGTCGGCCAGATAGATCCGCTCGCCGGGCTGTCGGACGTCGCCGAGTTTCGTGGGCTCGTCCTTCTGTCTGCCCCGGTTGCCGGTCGTCAGGCCGGGATCGTCGAAGTCCCAGGCGTTGACCACATAATCGATGGTCTGTTCTGTATTGGGCCGGCCGCTGAGCCCGACGCCCACACGCGGGAACGATGGACACTGATAGACGTCCACCCGGCGGTAGTCGGTGGCGGTCTTGTAGTCGGTGCCGAGGTAGGGCATGAACGCGAGGATCCACTTGACCTCGTGGTCCAGCGCCCGGGGGACGGCGTCGTTGTTGGCGTGGGCGTAGGCGTGCATCGCCAGGCCGATCTGGCGCAGGCTGTTGAGGCAGTAGACGGTCCGGGCCTGGTCGCGGACGCGGCTGAGAGCGGGCACCATGATCCCCATCAGCAGGGCGATGATGGCGATCACGACCAGTAGTTCGATGAGGGTAAATGCGTGGTTGGGTCGCATCGCAACATCTCCATCGCCGTTGAATTCCCATATCGGCCGAACCTGCCATTTACGATTGTACCGAGTTCAGCGGCCGATTCCCACCTGCAAGTTCGGCCGAGGGGCGTGTTGGGGCGAGCCAGGCCGTCCGGTGGCACGGCTATTCCGTCGGAATTCCGCAATGATCCTTGTGGGCGGATCGGCGGGCCGGTATACTTGCCTCAGTGTCGCACTATGAAAACTTGGATGATGCGTCCTGGGAGTGGAAACAACGCTGGCTGCCCTTGTCATGAACCCTTGCCTTGGGTCCCTCTCCTCTCGCGGATTCTGTCAGAACAACCCGGATGAGGCCGTGATCGGTGCTCTGTGACAGTTCGCAGCTCATTGTGGAACCTCGCTTATGGAAGCGGGCCGTTGCCACAATCTAAATGCGTCGCATCGCGACGTTTAAGGAGAGTCGAGTCATGAATATCTATGTAGGGAACCTCGCTCATGAGGCGACGGAGAACGACTTGCGCGAGTTGTTTGCCGGCCATGGCGAAGTGGAATCGGCGAGCATCATTACCGACCGATTCAGCGGTGAATCGCGTGGGTTCGGCTTCGTGGAGATGCCGAACAAGACCGAGGCGGCCGAGGCGATTGAGGCGCTCAACGGGCATGATCTGAAGGGCCGCAGCATCACCGTCAACGAGGCCAAGCCCAAAGCCCCGAAGCGTGGGGGCGGCGGTGGCGGCGGTGGTTATGGCGGTGGCGGTGGCGGTGGCCGGGGTCGCGGCGGCGGCGGTGGCGGTGGCGGCTACGGTGGTGGGGGTGGCCGAGGTCGCAGTGGTGGTGGTGGTGGCGGCGGCGGTGGCGGCGGACGCCGATACTGATTGCCGACGGGGGCCTTTGACGCGCAGTCTGGGTCTGCGTCGCCGGCCCATGTGAGTTGTACGAGAGCCCGAGGCCATTTGAATGGTTCAGCCGATGCTGTGACGGACATTCAGATGGCTTCGGGCCTTCTGAAGCCTTGGAAGGAACTCGCTTTTTCTGAAATCGGACGTCCACTTCCGTATGGTCAGCCATCCGCCGAAGCGAATCACGCGTCTCTCCCAGCGGCGGTACCATCGGCTCCAGCCCCAGCGCAGATTGTGCAGCGAGAACAGCAGGGCGGGGAAGGTCAGAACGCTGGCGGCCACGAGGAAAAGGTACTGGAAGCGATAGAACCA
The DNA window shown above is from Anaerobaca lacustris and carries:
- a CDS encoding type II secretion system protein, which produces MRPNHAFTLIELLVVIAIIALLMGIMVPALSRVRDQARTVYCLNSLRQIGLAMHAYAHANNDAVPRALDHEVKWILAFMPYLGTDYKTATDYRRVDVYQCPSFPRVGVGLSGRPNTEQTIDYVVNAWDFDDPGLTTGNRGRQKDEPTKLGDVRQPGERIYLADNEAGDWRPVITDRDELNVASHFNLLDVWSTTHLPASETETPGSNLTRRVAAQRHRAKGCNNLFFDGHAAWLAATDNTPRHWCGQNPL
- a CDS encoding RNA recognition motif domain-containing protein; protein product: MNIYVGNLAHEATENDLRELFAGHGEVESASIITDRFSGESRGFGFVEMPNKTEAAEAIEALNGHDLKGRSITVNEAKPKAPKRGGGGGGGGYGGGGGGGRGRGGGGGGGGYGGGGGRGRSGGGGGGGGGGGRRY